From a single Adhaeribacter swui genomic region:
- a CDS encoding bestrophin family protein yields the protein MLIYRNLKWSVIFFYTWRSMLYYLILGIAVFLIHDYFNLLELHIPFTAISALSTALAIFLGFKTSNAYERWWEARQIWGSLVNYSRAWARQVITMILSENPEQAAAVEELQHRMIYRHMGFVHALRVFLRKKYQYNEQEQEEIYEEPNEYSDTKAFLQPAEFQQFNLKNNPPNYLLELQGEDLKRAFLNGWISDYRFTKLEETLVEFNNVQGRSERIKNTPFPRQYSFFSRVFVFIHASLLPFVFVEELGWVSIPLSVIISFVFLCLDLIGERSEDPFENRLEDVPLTAISLTIETNLKEQWGDPNFPVKKDASNGIVL from the coding sequence ATGCTGATTTACCGCAACTTAAAATGGAGTGTTATCTTCTTCTACACCTGGCGAAGCATGCTCTATTATCTTATTCTGGGCATTGCTGTTTTCCTGATTCACGATTACTTTAACCTGCTGGAGTTACACATTCCGTTTACTGCTATTTCGGCGCTTAGTACAGCCCTGGCCATTTTTTTGGGTTTTAAAACCAGTAATGCCTACGAACGCTGGTGGGAAGCGCGGCAAATTTGGGGCTCGCTGGTTAACTACAGCCGGGCCTGGGCACGCCAGGTAATTACCATGATTCTGTCGGAAAATCCGGAACAAGCCGCTGCCGTGGAGGAATTACAACACCGCATGATTTACCGGCACATGGGTTTTGTGCACGCGCTACGGGTATTTTTACGAAAAAAATACCAATACAACGAACAAGAACAAGAAGAAATTTACGAAGAACCAAATGAGTATTCCGACACTAAAGCTTTTTTACAACCCGCCGAATTTCAGCAATTTAATCTAAAAAACAATCCGCCTAACTATTTACTCGAACTGCAAGGCGAAGATTTAAAAAGGGCATTTTTAAACGGCTGGATTTCGGATTACCGCTTTACCAAATTAGAAGAAACCTTAGTAGAATTTAACAATGTGCAAGGCCGGAGCGAACGTATTAAAAATACGCCATTCCCAAGGCAGTACAGTTTTTTTTCCCGGGTGTTTGTGTTTATTCATGCGTCGTTGCTGCCCTTTGTTTTTGTGGAAGAATTAGGTTGGGTCAGTATTCCGCTATCGGTCATTATTTCTTTCGTGTTTCTCTGCCTCGATTTAATTGGCGAACGTTCCGAAGATCCGTTTGAAAACCGCCTGGAAGATGTGCCTTTAACCGCCATTAGCTTAACCATAGAAACTAACTTAAAAGAGCAATGGGGCGACCCGAACTTCCCGGTTAAAAAAGACGCTTCCAATGGTATTGTTCTGTAA
- a CDS encoding glycosyltransferase family 2 protein, which translates to MPRIHVIIPAYNEEKSIKQVIAAIPQELVTEIIVVNNNSTDQTAQVAQTAGATVLFAAEAGYGNACLTGIAYCLNKPAPEKPQIIVFVDGDFSDYPNEMPLLVQPILENRADLVIGSRALGNREKGAMLPQQIFGNWLATTLLKLFYNANFTDLGPFRAIRTETLVQLNMQDRTYGWTVEMQLKSAKQKIRYTEVPVTYRKRIGFSKISGTLKGTVLAGYKIITTIFRYL; encoded by the coding sequence ATGCCGCGCATCCACGTTATTATTCCTGCTTACAACGAAGAAAAATCCATTAAACAAGTAATTGCCGCTATTCCGCAGGAATTAGTAACCGAAATAATTGTGGTAAACAATAATTCTACTGACCAAACCGCTCAAGTAGCTCAAACAGCCGGAGCCACCGTTTTGTTTGCCGCGGAGGCTGGTTACGGCAACGCTTGTTTAACCGGTATTGCTTATTGTTTAAATAAACCTGCCCCCGAAAAACCCCAGATTATCGTGTTTGTGGATGGCGATTTTTCGGATTACCCCAACGAAATGCCTTTGTTGGTGCAACCCATTCTGGAAAACCGGGCTGATTTAGTGATTGGCTCCCGGGCTTTAGGTAACCGGGAAAAAGGGGCCATGCTGCCCCAGCAAATTTTTGGCAACTGGCTGGCTACTACTTTACTTAAACTTTTTTATAACGCTAATTTCACTGATTTAGGCCCCTTTCGCGCCATCCGTACCGAAACTTTAGTGCAGCTAAACATGCAAGACCGAACCTACGGCTGGACCGTAGAAATGCAACTAAAGTCTGCCAAGCAAAAAATCAGGTACACCGAAGTACCGGTAACTTATCGCAAAAGAATTGGGTTTTCTAAAATATCGGGTACGCTGAAAGGTACGGTATTGGCCGGCTACAAAATAATTACCACCATTTTCCGATATTTGTAG
- a CDS encoding peroxiredoxin yields MLKPGTPAPDFALQNAQNQTFRLSDLRDKKSIVLYFYPKDDTRGCTAEACSFRDQYEVFQEQGAEVVGVSSDGTDSHQSFATKYQLPFVLLSDPQGQVRKLYDVPKTLGLIPGRATYVIDKKGMVRYAFNSQLKPLEHVQNAIKILQELAQQQ; encoded by the coding sequence ATGTTAAAACCCGGAACACCTGCCCCTGACTTTGCTTTGCAAAATGCCCAAAACCAAACTTTTCGTCTAAGCGATTTGCGCGATAAAAAAAGTATAGTATTGTATTTTTACCCCAAAGACGATACCCGGGGTTGTACCGCCGAGGCGTGTTCTTTCCGGGACCAGTACGAAGTTTTTCAGGAGCAAGGCGCCGAAGTAGTTGGCGTATCGTCTGACGGCACAGACTCGCACCAGAGCTTTGCGACCAAATACCAACTGCCCTTTGTTTTGCTCAGCGACCCCCAAGGTCAGGTGCGTAAATTGTACGATGTGCCCAAAACACTGGGCCTTATACCGGGTCGGGCTACTTACGTAATCGATAAAAAAGGCATGGTGCGGTATGCGTTTAACTCTCAGCTAAAGCCCTTGGAACACGTACAAAATGCCATTAAAATTTTGCAGGAACTAGCCCAGCAACAATAG
- a CDS encoding phytanoyl-CoA dioxygenase family protein produces MVEENFKKTAAATYDIAKIMGGLYGDGFIALKGAFSREWVQQLDEDIWLLYQDALKRPGGAVGRGPKRHYVEIHPEDIRGFVDLATHPWVTAVCEAVLGPDYKIVEIGFDIPNPGAVDQPWHRDFPDPEDTIVGRRLNSLAFNLTTVDVAEDMGPFEIAPGTQWDLPDNFEHGMFPAKDSYPRYQALAQRKMPKMGDISTRSALTIHRGTANYSDKPRPALVLGVDAPTANNAERHDLQITRAYFETLPEYLKQHLTYRLVDKLEPIYQAHTIEGLMMGEA; encoded by the coding sequence ATGGTGGAAGAAAATTTTAAAAAAACTGCCGCGGCTACCTACGACATAGCCAAAATTATGGGTGGTTTGTACGGCGATGGTTTTATTGCCCTAAAAGGCGCTTTTAGCCGGGAGTGGGTACAGCAACTCGACGAAGATATTTGGCTCTTGTACCAGGATGCCTTAAAACGCCCCGGCGGAGCGGTGGGCCGCGGTCCCAAGCGGCACTACGTCGAGATTCATCCGGAAGATATCCGGGGCTTTGTGGACTTAGCTACGCACCCCTGGGTAACAGCCGTTTGTGAAGCGGTGCTGGGCCCGGATTACAAAATTGTAGAAATTGGCTTTGACATACCTAACCCAGGAGCCGTAGATCAACCCTGGCACCGCGATTTTCCGGATCCCGAAGATACTATTGTGGGCCGCCGGTTAAATTCGCTGGCATTTAACTTAACTACGGTGGATGTGGCCGAGGATATGGGTCCGTTTGAAATTGCCCCCGGCACGCAGTGGGACTTACCCGACAACTTTGAGCACGGTATGTTTCCCGCGAAAGATAGTTACCCCCGTTACCAGGCTCTAGCCCAACGCAAAATGCCCAAAATGGGCGACATTTCCACACGATCCGCGTTAACCATTCACCGGGGCACCGCCAATTACTCCGATAAACCCCGTCCGGCGCTGGTCTTGGGCGTAGATGCCCCCACCGCCAACAACGCCGAGCGCCACGATTTGCAGATTACCCGGGCTTACTTCGAAACTTTACCTGAATATTTAAAGCAACACCTGACTTACCGCTTAGTAGATAAACTGGAACCTATTTACCAGGCCCATACCATTGAGGGTTTAATGATGGGGGAAGCTTAA
- a CDS encoding glycosyltransferase 87 family protein — MERKTGISFYLWAFLAVVAYLGLGYLTQRTQFWQVAGWFALAFVAYYKLCRGSYSVKILLLTAVICRLLFLFAWPALSDDYFRFIWDGRLGLAGINPFEQLPSYYVSAPTKITGITPALFHRLNSPEYFSVYPPVCQFIFTAAAWLFPSKGGMVVFMRFVILLAELGNMWLLIKLLQKFKKSGNNVIWYALNPLVIVELTGNLHFEALVLFFLLSSLYLLTQQKMIGAGVLFSLAIGVKLLPLLVMPVLLARLGWRKFLVFGTVVSLTLVLLFLPYASEQLFRNLGESLNLYFQKFEFNASMYYLLRWLGFQLVGYNSIAIIGPFLSLLTCILVVILAYKSRKLSKGQIPIILLLAFSVYFFLATTVHPWYLTTLVALAVLTNYRFPVVWSGLAVLSYATYQTSAYHENLVLVAIEYCLVFGFLLFELQKHKFLKKYIIFILSNNLFFRTDFQHGPD, encoded by the coding sequence ATGGAGCGGAAAACCGGAATTTCTTTTTATTTATGGGCATTTCTAGCCGTAGTGGCCTACCTGGGCTTGGGTTATTTAACGCAACGCACGCAGTTTTGGCAGGTTGCGGGCTGGTTTGCCCTAGCCTTTGTGGCTTATTACAAATTATGTAGGGGTAGCTATTCTGTAAAAATTTTGCTTTTAACCGCGGTAATCTGCCGCTTGCTGTTTTTGTTTGCCTGGCCAGCTTTATCCGACGATTATTTCCGGTTTATCTGGGATGGCCGCTTGGGTTTAGCCGGCATCAATCCGTTTGAGCAGCTTCCCTCCTATTACGTAAGCGCGCCCACCAAAATAACCGGCATTACGCCGGCCTTGTTTCACCGCCTGAACTCCCCGGAATACTTTTCGGTTTACCCGCCGGTTTGTCAGTTTATCTTCACCGCGGCAGCCTGGCTTTTTCCCAGCAAGGGCGGCATGGTCGTATTTATGCGGTTTGTTATTCTGTTGGCTGAACTGGGCAACATGTGGCTACTCATTAAATTATTGCAAAAATTTAAAAAATCAGGCAATAATGTTATTTGGTACGCTTTAAACCCCTTGGTAATAGTAGAACTAACAGGCAACTTACATTTCGAAGCGCTGGTGTTGTTTTTTCTGCTAAGCAGCTTGTACTTACTCACGCAGCAAAAAATGATAGGTGCAGGAGTATTGTTTAGTTTAGCGATTGGGGTAAAATTATTGCCTTTGCTGGTGATGCCCGTTTTGCTGGCCCGGCTGGGCTGGCGTAAGTTTCTAGTATTTGGCACCGTGGTAAGTTTAACTTTAGTTTTGTTGTTTTTACCTTATGCATCAGAGCAATTATTCCGGAACCTGGGCGAAAGCTTAAACTTATATTTTCAGAAATTTGAGTTTAATGCCAGTATGTATTACCTGCTCCGGTGGCTGGGTTTTCAGTTGGTGGGCTATAACTCCATTGCCATTATAGGGCCTTTCCTGTCGCTGTTAACCTGTATTTTAGTCGTTATTCTGGCTTACAAAAGCCGCAAATTATCTAAGGGTCAGATTCCTATAATTTTACTGCTGGCCTTTAGCGTGTACTTTTTTCTGGCTACTACGGTGCACCCTTGGTATTTAACTACTTTAGTAGCTTTAGCGGTTCTAACCAACTACCGCTTTCCTGTAGTTTGGTCGGGATTGGCCGTTTTATCCTACGCGACGTACCAAACGAGCGCTTACCACGAGAACTTGGTTTTAGTGGCGATAGAGTATTGTTTGGTTTTTGGTTTCTTGCTGTTTGAACTTCAGAAACACAAATTTTTAAAAAAATATATAATTTTCATTCTAAGCAATAACTTATTCTTCCGTACTGACTTCCAGCATGGGCCGGATTAA
- a CDS encoding family 43 glycosylhydrolase — MEENQTVANTPEYHLTSPTQTPINFTIQLSENPATTPEGYEFIISGSEPETGKTKTEQYYLPGKDHQAYLYFFEKLARDFGLRLPQNKPETFSKPSFQASLQEVLSKNLNPDILYGYGDPAVIQVKDEQDEGQPKYYLVATSNDAPHAFPIIRSNNLWDWEFVNFVFPEGQKPAWAANGALISDYWAPEMHQFGEEFRIYFVARDKHTHELCIGKAHSPRPDGPFVPDPEPILRGNVIDPHVYVQDAETAYLYWKEDNNAVWPSELIALLYQHPKLITALFPNREDQITATFMVTLWPWLQTREPMERFLITQVFIESIIVRYLTFYEDLKKLGQQQTADVQEQLQKVLHFMKTPVYAQQLSPDGSGLIGEKVKIIQNDLAWEAHLVEGIWVTRQQDKYYLFYAGNDFSTDQYGIGVAIADSPLGPFRKMETPFLQSTTEWWAPGHPSVTTDPDGKPVLILHAYFPEQAGYKQFRAILAAHVTFTPDMVMLD; from the coding sequence ATGGAAGAAAACCAAACCGTTGCAAATACCCCGGAATACCACTTAACTTCGCCTACTCAAACGCCTATTAATTTTACTATCCAATTGTCGGAAAATCCGGCCACAACTCCGGAAGGATATGAATTTATTATTTCTGGTTCGGAGCCGGAAACGGGCAAAACTAAAACCGAGCAATATTATTTACCCGGTAAAGACCACCAGGCTTACCTGTATTTTTTTGAAAAATTAGCCCGTGATTTTGGCTTACGGCTGCCGCAGAATAAACCGGAAACATTTTCGAAGCCCAGTTTTCAAGCTTCTTTGCAAGAAGTGTTGAGCAAAAATTTAAACCCGGACATTTTGTATGGCTACGGCGATCCGGCGGTAATTCAGGTAAAAGATGAGCAAGACGAAGGGCAACCGAAATATTATTTGGTAGCCACTTCCAACGATGCGCCGCACGCTTTTCCTATCATCCGTTCGAATAATTTATGGGATTGGGAGTTTGTAAATTTTGTTTTTCCGGAAGGCCAAAAACCGGCCTGGGCGGCCAATGGCGCCTTAATTAGCGATTACTGGGCTCCGGAAATGCACCAGTTCGGCGAGGAGTTCCGGATTTACTTTGTAGCCCGCGATAAACATACCCACGAACTCTGCATTGGTAAAGCGCATTCGCCGCGGCCCGACGGCCCTTTCGTACCCGATCCCGAACCTATTCTGCGGGGCAACGTTATCGACCCGCATGTGTACGTGCAAGACGCCGAAACCGCTTATTTGTACTGGAAAGAAGACAATAACGCTGTTTGGCCAAGCGAGCTGATTGCTTTGCTGTATCAACATCCAAAATTAATTACCGCATTGTTCCCAAACCGCGAAGACCAGATTACGGCCACTTTTATGGTAACACTTTGGCCCTGGTTACAAACCCGCGAACCAATGGAGCGGTTTTTAATTACGCAGGTATTTATTGAATCTATTATTGTCCGTTATTTAACTTTTTACGAAGATTTAAAAAAACTGGGTCAGCAGCAAACGGCGGATGTTCAGGAACAATTGCAGAAAGTACTGCATTTTATGAAAACGCCCGTGTATGCCCAGCAATTAAGCCCTGACGGCTCCGGTTTAATAGGTGAAAAAGTAAAAATTATTCAAAACGATTTGGCTTGGGAGGCGCACCTGGTAGAAGGCATTTGGGTTACCCGGCAACAAGACAAATATTATCTATTTTACGCAGGAAACGATTTTTCTACAGATCAGTATGGGATTGGGGTAGCTATTGCGGATTCGCCTTTGGGGCCGTTCCGGAAAATGGAAACCCCGTTTCTGCAATCTACCACCGAGTGGTGGGCTCCCGGCCATCCATCGGTTACTACCGACCCCGATGGTAAACCAGTTTTAATTTTGCACGCTTACTTTCCGGAGCAGGCAGGTTACAAGCAGTTTCGGGCCATTTTGGCCGCGCATGTAACATTTACGCCAGACATGGTTATGCTGGATTAA
- a CDS encoding DUF2461 domain-containing protein, with protein sequence MNTHFAPDTLRFISDLKKNNDRNWFQENKSRYDAARADFLEFISAWIKGISAFDESVADQNAKDIVFRIYRDVRFSNDKRPYKDHFGAYLAPGGRKSVYPGYYFHLSTNNQSFMGGGLWMPPANHLKAVRQEIDYNLPEFTGIVQNPGFIEYFGTELAGEKLKTNPKGYDGDNPAITYLKHKSWVAMHAIPDQQLGQTDLLQKSLQIAETLKPLNDFLIRPMLEVSTEE encoded by the coding sequence ATGAATACTCACTTTGCGCCGGATACGCTGCGGTTTATTTCGGATTTAAAAAAGAATAACGACCGGAACTGGTTTCAGGAAAATAAAAGCCGTTATGATGCGGCCCGAGCCGATTTTTTGGAGTTTATTAGTGCCTGGATAAAAGGCATTAGCGCCTTCGACGAAAGTGTAGCCGACCAAAACGCAAAAGATATTGTATTCCGGATTTACCGCGATGTGCGTTTCTCGAACGATAAACGACCTTATAAAGATCATTTTGGTGCATATTTGGCGCCGGGCGGACGTAAATCAGTGTATCCCGGGTATTACTTTCATTTAAGTACGAATAACCAATCGTTTATGGGAGGTGGTTTGTGGATGCCGCCAGCTAACCATTTAAAAGCCGTGCGCCAGGAAATTGATTACAATTTACCGGAGTTTACGGGCATTGTGCAAAATCCTGGCTTTATAGAATACTTTGGAACGGAGCTGGCCGGCGAAAAATTAAAAACCAACCCCAAAGGATACGATGGCGACAATCCGGCGATTACTTACCTAAAACATAAAAGCTGGGTAGCCATGCACGCCATTCCGGATCAGCAACTCGGGCAAACCGACTTGCTGCAAAAAAGCTTGCAAATAGCCGAAACCCTAAAACCCCTGAACGACTTTTTAATCCGGCCCATGCTGGAAGTCAGTACGGAAGAATAA
- a CDS encoding anti-sigma factor, whose translation MNIQEYIASGVLELYATGLLTPPEKVEVERMAELYPEVKAELAAISDTLDTYAQLHALEPPADLKAKILNKIENSSQAAANVNQTNFKNIAFSPDGRSAATYADSRDNTSWWAIAATILLLISAGLNFYFYSNWQTTRKQYQVALATQNQYAQQVRQVNHKYELTAAELAVITHSQTQKVNLKGVRKSPASSAVVYWNTNTKDVFVKIADLPKPPANRQYQLWALENGKPVNAGMVQLEPDSEAVQHMKAVHQAQAFAITLEPKGGSQNPTMEEMYVMGQI comes from the coding sequence TTGAATATTCAGGAATACATAGCCTCCGGAGTATTAGAGTTATACGCCACCGGACTCCTTACGCCCCCCGAAAAGGTGGAAGTGGAGCGTATGGCGGAGCTTTACCCGGAAGTTAAGGCGGAGTTAGCTGCTATTTCGGATACCCTGGATACCTACGCCCAACTACACGCCCTAGAACCACCGGCCGACTTGAAAGCAAAAATTTTAAATAAAATTGAGAATAGCAGCCAGGCAGCCGCTAACGTAAATCAAACAAATTTTAAAAATATTGCTTTTTCTCCGGATGGACGTAGTGCCGCTACATACGCAGATTCGCGGGATAATACAAGTTGGTGGGCAATAGCGGCTACCATTTTGCTTTTAATCAGCGCTGGCTTAAACTTTTATTTTTATAGTAACTGGCAAACCACCAGAAAGCAATACCAGGTTGCTTTAGCTACTCAAAACCAATACGCTCAGCAAGTGCGGCAGGTAAACCATAAATACGAGTTAACGGCTGCCGAATTAGCCGTTATTACGCACAGCCAAACGCAAAAAGTAAATTTAAAAGGCGTCCGCAAATCGCCAGCCTCTTCGGCGGTAGTTTACTGGAACACCAACACCAAAGATGTATTCGTGAAAATTGCCGATTTACCCAAGCCACCCGCCAACCGGCAATACCAACTCTGGGCTTTAGAGAACGGCAAACCGGTAAACGCCGGTATGGTTCAGTTAGAGCCCGATTCTGAGGCGGTGCAGCACATGAAAGCCGTGCACCAGGCGCAGGCTTTTGCCATCACCCTGGAACCCAAAGGCGGTAGCCAAAACCCCACCATGGAAGAAATGTACGTGATGGGTCAGATTTAA
- a CDS encoding (2Fe-2S)-binding protein — protein sequence MEIRTAPETLAQSPPTLPPRQAITLKINGVEKKLEVATWTTLLDLLRHELDLTGTKKGCDHGQCGACTILVNNKRVNSCLTLAVMKDGAEITTIEGLANGTELHPMQQSFIDHDAFQCGYCTPGQICSAIGLINEGQFQSNDDIRDLMSGNICRCGAYPNILKAIEQARSQMTERSQNG from the coding sequence ATGGAAATCAGAACCGCCCCGGAAACCCTGGCCCAGTCGCCCCCTACTTTACCGCCCAGGCAGGCAATTACCCTAAAGATAAACGGAGTAGAAAAAAAATTAGAAGTAGCCACCTGGACTACCCTACTCGACTTGCTTCGGCACGAACTGGATTTAACCGGCACTAAAAAAGGATGCGACCACGGGCAATGCGGAGCTTGTACCATATTGGTAAACAACAAGCGCGTAAACTCTTGCCTAACGCTGGCTGTGATGAAAGACGGGGCCGAAATTACCACCATTGAAGGTTTAGCCAACGGTACGGAACTACACCCCATGCAGCAGTCCTTTATCGACCACGACGCTTTCCAGTGTGGTTACTGTACTCCGGGTCAGATTTGTTCGGCAATAGGTCTAATTAACGAAGGCCAGTTTCAATCTAACGATGATATCCGGGATTTAATGAGTGGTAATATTTGCCGTTGCGGGGCTTACCCCAATATTTTAAAAGCCATTGAACAAGCCAGAAGCCAAATGACTGAAAGGAGCCAGAACGGATGA
- a CDS encoding RNA polymerase sigma factor — protein MSPNQPIAIVEEELVARLRLQDNAAVTQLYDMYSAALFGVILRIVKDNELAEDVLQECFVKIWSSITSYDSTKGKLFTWLINIARNLAIDKIRSRQYRVSSKTQGLEKSQVQYTADVNSFRPEYIGLKELTAKLNPDQKKVIDMMYFDGFTQSEVAEELNIPLGTVKTRARAAIKALGKFLK, from the coding sequence TTGTCACCAAATCAGCCGATAGCCATAGTGGAGGAAGAACTAGTAGCACGACTGCGCTTACAAGACAACGCGGCCGTTACGCAACTATACGATATGTATTCGGCGGCTTTGTTTGGCGTAATCCTGCGCATTGTAAAAGACAATGAACTAGCCGAAGACGTGCTGCAGGAGTGTTTTGTAAAAATTTGGTCGTCCATTACTTCTTACGATTCTACAAAGGGCAAGCTTTTTACCTGGCTGATTAATATTGCCCGAAATTTAGCCATTGATAAAATCCGGTCTCGGCAATACCGCGTAAGTTCAAAAACCCAGGGATTAGAAAAAAGCCAGGTACAGTATACCGCCGATGTAAATAGTTTTCGGCCGGAATACATTGGTTTAAAAGAGTTAACCGCCAAACTGAATCCGGATCAAAAAAAAGTAATTGATATGATGTATTTTGATGGTTTTACGCAGAGTGAGGTAGCCGAAGAACTAAACATTCCGTTGGGTACGGTTAAAACCCGGGCCCGGGCTGCAATTAAAGCCTTAGGTAAATTTTTAAAATAA
- a CDS encoding cellulose synthase family protein, translating into MGTLALLLIVLYGLGLAFIFCYSLIQLHLTFLYWRCRKQNSALGTATPLQPLNLPLVTVQLPVYNEKFVVERLIDAIVALDYPNDKLQIQVLDDSEDETKTLVARKVAFYQQQGYNITQVLRPGRQGYKAGALQYALPLATGEFIAIFDADFLPSPDFLIKTVVEFKNPTVGVVQTRWGHLNENYSLLTQLQAFGLNAHFTVEQTGRSCGGHFLNFNGTGGIWRKACIEDAGGWQADTLTEDLDLSYRAQLRHWQFRYLEFLEAPAELPVTMPAIKSQQFRWTKGAAENARKNLGKVFRSDKPWLTKMHALFHLGNSSVFVGVLLTGLLSLPVLFIQEFYPQWQAYYLSRALFLISLAGLVAFYYTAYRQSNQGARSGSRLLFLPRFFWFLTFSMGLSLHNALAVMEGYTGKKTPFIRTPKFNIRSNHDSWQQNPYRTASINLLTVLEGILAMYFLIGVFAGFYLHRYGLLPFHIMLTLGLGGVFFLTLKHSR; encoded by the coding sequence ATGGGTACTCTGGCGTTGCTTTTAATTGTGCTATATGGCTTGGGCTTGGCTTTTATCTTTTGTTACAGCCTGATTCAACTACATTTAACCTTTTTGTACTGGCGATGCCGGAAACAAAATTCTGCTTTAGGCACGGCTACTCCCCTGCAGCCCCTTAATTTACCCCTGGTTACAGTACAGTTACCCGTGTACAACGAAAAATTTGTAGTAGAAAGATTAATAGATGCTATTGTGGCTTTGGATTATCCCAATGATAAACTGCAAATCCAAGTACTGGACGACTCAGAGGATGAAACCAAAACCCTGGTGGCCAGGAAGGTAGCTTTTTACCAGCAGCAAGGGTATAACATAACGCAGGTACTCCGGCCCGGGCGGCAGGGTTACAAAGCAGGAGCATTACAATACGCGCTTCCCTTAGCTACCGGCGAATTTATTGCCATTTTTGACGCCGACTTTTTGCCATCTCCGGATTTTTTAATTAAAACGGTAGTAGAATTTAAAAATCCAACAGTAGGTGTAGTACAAACCCGGTGGGGGCACCTTAACGAAAATTATTCCTTATTAACCCAACTTCAGGCTTTTGGACTGAATGCGCATTTTACCGTGGAGCAAACGGGCCGCAGTTGCGGCGGGCATTTTTTAAATTTTAACGGTACTGGTGGCATCTGGCGCAAAGCCTGCATCGAGGATGCCGGTGGCTGGCAAGCCGATACGCTCACCGAGGATTTAGACTTAAGTTACCGGGCCCAATTACGCCACTGGCAGTTCCGCTATTTAGAATTTTTAGAAGCGCCCGCGGAGTTGCCCGTAACCATGCCCGCCATTAAATCGCAGCAATTTCGTTGGACGAAGGGCGCTGCCGAAAATGCCCGCAAAAATTTGGGAAAGGTATTCCGGTCGGACAAGCCCTGGTTAACTAAAATGCATGCTTTGTTTCATTTGGGCAACAGCAGTGTTTTTGTAGGAGTTTTACTAACGGGTTTGCTTAGTTTGCCGGTACTGTTTATTCAGGAGTTTTATCCGCAGTGGCAAGCTTACTATTTATCCCGGGCGCTATTCTTAATCAGCCTGGCCGGATTAGTTGCTTTTTACTACACTGCTTACCGCCAAAGCAACCAAGGGGCACGTTCCGGTTCCAGGCTATTATTTTTACCGCGATTTTTCTGGTTTTTAACTTTTTCGATGGGTTTATCCTTGCATAATGCCTTGGCCGTAATGGAGGGGTATACCGGTAAAAAAACACCATTTATTCGCACGCCCAAATTTAACATCCGCAGCAACCACGATAGCTGGCAACAGAATCCGTACCGCACGGCATCCATTAATTTGCTTACGGTACTGGAAGGTATACTGGCTATGTACTTTTTAATCGGGGTTTTTGCGGGTTTTTACCTGCATCGTTACGGGTTGCTCCCCTTCCATATCATGCTTACATTGGGTTTAGGGGGCGTATTTTTCTTAACTTTAAAACATAGCCGCTAA